The Rhodococcus antarcticus DNA segment CCCGTCGGCGTCCAGCACCACGGCGCCGCGCACGGTGGCGCCGGGGTGGCGCACGGGGGGCGGCTGCACGTCGGGGATCTGCCGCAGCGCCCCGAGGAGTCCGGCGGGGGTGCACGGCGTCACGGCCGCACGGACCGCGGACCTGGCCTGCAGCTGGGCCTGCACGTCCCCGGTGCACTCGGTGCACAGCGCGAGGTGCGCGGCGGCGCGCTGGTGCGCCCCCATGCCGAGCTCACCGTCGACGTAGGCGACGAGCGCCTCCGTCCCGAGGTGGGCCGAGCCCAGGTGCGAGGAGCCCCGCTGCTCCGCGCTGCTCAGGGCGTGGCCCGCCGTACCCAGGGCCCGCCCGCCCGCACCGAGGGCGCGCGAGGTCCAGGACGACGGCCGCGGCTCGCGGTCTCCGTGCTGTCCGTCGGGGTGCACCCCGTGCCTCCTGTCGGTCCTGGTCGGTCGTCCTCGTCGGTGCCCCGACCGGCTCAGCCGGCGGCCACGGCGCTGGAGTCCATCTTGCCCTTGCTCTCCAGGGAGGCCCGGAGCGCCTGGCGGCCGCGGTGGATGCGGCTGCGCACGGTGCCGAGCTTCACCCCCAGGGTCGCCCCGATCTCCTCGTAGGACAAGCCCTCCACGTCGCAGAGCACCACGGCCGCGCGGAACTCCGGCGCCAGGGAGTCGAGCGCCTCCTGCAGGTCCGGGTCGAGGTTGGTCGCGGTGAAGGCCTGCTCGGGGCTCGGCTCGTCGCCGGGCACCCTGTCGTAGTCCTCGGGCAGCGGGTCCATCCTGACCCGGTTGCGCCGGCGCACCATGTCGAGGAACAGGTTGGTCGTGATGCGGTGCATCCAGCCCTCGAACGTGCCCGGCTGGTAGCTCGAGAGCGACCGGAAGACGCGGATGAAGGTCTCCTGCGTGAGGTCCTCGGCGTCCTGGGCGTTGCCCGAGAGCCGGTAGGCCAGGCGGTAGGTGCGATCGGCGTGCTGGCGCACGACCTCGTCCCAGGTGGGCATGGCCCAGTCCGCCCCGGTCGCGTCGAACACCGCGGTCCCGCTGAGCTCCTGCACCTCGTCCGGCACCGGCGTCCGGGACCCGGCGGGCGGCGGGACGGCCGCGTGCTCGGACGGAGCGACGGGGTGGCGTTCGACGGCGGTGCTCATCGGGCTGGTGCGGACCTCCTGGGTGGTGACCTCGGACCGTGCGGACCTCGGTGCTGGTTGCAACGACCGCTCGGGACCGGGTGTTCCGCGTGCGACCCCCGGGGTCCCTGGCGTCGTTGGTGCAGATCGTGACCGACCAGGGTGTGCGCGGGGTGAGAACGACCTGAGGATCGCCTGAGAACCGCCCAGCCGGGCACGAGACGTGCACCACCGCGCGCCTGGCCGGGGCGCACCGCAGCCCGGGCTAACCTCCGCGCGTGAGCCCCTCCCCGAGCACGCCGTCCTCCACCGCCGAGACCGTCCTCGAGCACGTGGAGAGCTCGGCCGCGGAGGACGACGTGCTGCGGGCCGCGCGCGAGCGCTCCGTCGACCTGGGGGTGGTCGCGGTCAGCCCCGCCGTGGGCGCTGCGCTCACCTTCCTGACCCGGGTCCTGGGCGCGCGCACGGTGGTGGAGATCGGCACCGGGGCCGGGGTCAGCGGGGTGTGGCTGCTCAGGGGGATGCGGGCCGACGGAGTGCTGACCACCATCGACACCGAGCCCGAGCACCAGCGCAGCGCCCGGCAGGCCTTCCTCGAGGCCGGGGTGGGGCCGGGGCGCTTCCGGCTCATCAACGGCCGCGCCCTCGAGGTGCTGCCCCGGCTGACCGACTCCGGCTACGACCTCGTGGTGGTCGACGCCGGGGCCACCGACCACCCGCGGTACCTGGCCGAGGCCGTGCGCCTGCTGCGCCCCGGGGGCGTCGTGGTGCTGCACGGGGCGCTGGCCGGCGGTCGGGTGGCGGACCCGGCCCAGCGCGACGCAGCGACCGTGGCGCTGCGGGAGGCCGCCCGGGTGGTCGCCGAGGACGAGCAGTGGGTGCCCGCGCTGCTGCCGCTGGGCGAGGGCCTGCTGGTGGCCACCCGCCTGGCCGACGCCTGACTCAGCCGACGCGCACACCCTTGCCGACGGCGACCACCCCTCCGGGGCTCAGGGTGTAGCGCTGCCGGTCGCGCTCGTGGTCCACACCGATGATCTCGCCGGGTCCGATGACGACGTTCTTGTCCAGGATCGCCCGGCGGACCACCGCACCCTTGCCCACGCGCACGCCGGGCATGAGCACGCTGCCCTCCACCGTCGCCCCGTCCTCGACGACGACGTCCGAGCTCAGCACGGAGTGCCGCACGGTGGCCGCGGAGATGATGCAGCCCTCCCCGACCATCGAGTCCTGCGCGAGCCCCCCCTGCACGAACTTGGCCGGCGGCAGCATCTCGAAGCTGCTTCGGATGGGCCAGAGCTGGTTGTAGAGGTTGAACACCGGGTGCACCGACACGAGGTCCATGTGGGCGTCGTAGAAGGCGTCGAGGGTCCCAACGTCGCGCCAGTACCCGCTGTCGCGCGCCGTCGCGCCGGGGACCACGTTGTCGGCGAAGTCGTAGACGTGGGCCTGCCCCGCGGCCACGAGCGCCGGGATGATGTCGCCGCCCATGTCGTGCGCGGAGTCGCCCACCTCCGAGTCGGCCCGGATCGCCTCGAGCAGGGCGTCGGTGGAGAACACGTAGTTGCCCATCGAGGCGAACGTGACGTCCGGGTCGTCCGCGG contains these protein-coding regions:
- a CDS encoding anti-sigma factor family protein — its product is MHPDGQHGDREPRPSSWTSRALGAGGRALGTAGHALSSAEQRGSSHLGSAHLGTEALVAYVDGELGMGAHQRAAAHLALCTECTGDVQAQLQARSAVRAAVTPCTPAGLLGALRQIPDVQPPPVRHPGATVRGAVVLDADGAWVSVLRPERFGATAPAAPGSPAQRRGGFPLVVLTVSALAVGVLVAAPSATEAPVAGTGAAPVHTARLPGLTPPTTATVVVGVSSPPQTATSPAAGQAVPAGARAQV
- the sigE gene encoding RNA polymerase sigma factor SigE, producing the protein MSTAVERHPVAPSEHAAVPPPAGSRTPVPDEVQELSGTAVFDATGADWAMPTWDEVVRQHADRTYRLAYRLSGNAQDAEDLTQETFIRVFRSLSSYQPGTFEGWMHRITTNLFLDMVRRRNRVRMDPLPEDYDRVPGDEPSPEQAFTATNLDPDLQEALDSLAPEFRAAVVLCDVEGLSYEEIGATLGVKLGTVRSRIHRGRQALRASLESKGKMDSSAVAAG
- the glgC gene encoding glucose-1-phosphate adenylyltransferase, which encodes MRNQPHVLGIVLAGGEGKRLYPLTADRAKPAVPFGGAYRLIDFVLSNLVNAGYMRICVLTQYKSHSLDRHISQTWRMSGLTGEYITPVPAQQRLGPRWYTGSADAIFQSLNLIHDERPDVVVVFGADHVYRMDPRQMVAEHVASGAGVTVAGIRVPRSEAHAFGCIDADADGKITRFLEKPKDPPHTADDPDVTFASMGNYVFSTDALLEAIRADSEVGDSAHDMGGDIIPALVAAGQAHVYDFADNVVPGATARDSGYWRDVGTLDAFYDAHMDLVSVHPVFNLYNQLWPIRSSFEMLPPAKFVQGGLAQDSMVGEGCIISAATVRHSVLSSDVVVEDGATVEGSVLMPGVRVGKGAVVRRAILDKNVVIGPGEIIGVDHERDRQRYTLSPGGVVAVGKGVRVG
- a CDS encoding O-methyltransferase; translation: MSPSPSTPSSTAETVLEHVESSAAEDDVLRAARERSVDLGVVAVSPAVGAALTFLTRVLGARTVVEIGTGAGVSGVWLLRGMRADGVLTTIDTEPEHQRSARQAFLEAGVGPGRFRLINGRALEVLPRLTDSGYDLVVVDAGATDHPRYLAEAVRLLRPGGVVVLHGALAGGRVADPAQRDAATVALREAARVVAEDEQWVPALLPLGEGLLVATRLADA